A genomic segment from Pyrodictium occultum encodes:
- a CDS encoding GNAT family N-acetyltransferase: MTCCKTVRPVEPDELDEVYRIEAESFDQPYPRWYLDLLYGLSGGEYFLVSQGSEGRITGYIIGIPLSSGACHIASIAVEKRCRRRGVGTALLQSLVEVCSSRGYSSFVLEVEAGNYPAQSLYARSSFKPVMIVPDYYGEGRHAVVMALLGERPCCLDG; encoded by the coding sequence ATGACCTGTTGTAAAACAGTCCGGCCGGTGGAGCCCGACGAGCTTGACGAGGTCTACCGCATAGAGGCGGAGTCGTTCGACCAGCCCTATCCACGGTGGTATCTCGATCTGCTCTACGGGCTCAGCGGTGGTGAATACTTTCTCGTGTCCCAGGGCTCTGAGGGAAGGATCACAGGCTACATAATAGGTATACCTCTCTCCTCTGGCGCCTGCCACATAGCCTCCATAGCTGTGGAGAAGAGGTGCCGCAGGAGGGGTGTTGGCACGGCCCTGCTTCAGAGCCTAGTAGAGGTCTGCAGCTCTCGGGGCTACAGCTCCTTCGTGCTCGAGGTGGAGGCCGGCAACTATCCAGCGCAGAGCCTATATGCGAGAAGCTCCTTCAAGCCCGTCATGATAGTGCCCGACTACTATGGCGAGGGCCGGCACGCTGTGGTCATGGCGTTGTTGGGGGAGAGGCCCTGCTGCCTAGACGGCTAG
- a CDS encoding mRNA surveillance protein pelota has translation MKILSKNLKRGSVKVVPETTDDIWVLHTVIQPGDLVRARTVREVHFGERGSGRSSRVPMTLTIRVEKTEFQAFTTRLRVRGVVVEGPEKYGVLGKYHTMSIDVGRELEIVKPKGWPRSLLEKLESRGPQPAAVIVAVDYDEYAVAVARGQGVRVVAEGSLHLPGKDDPSREDALRESVAVIAKTVAGVVERENPLLVVVAGPGSLKDIVAERLHPLLPSRVKLYTDNVSMGGHAGVLEEVRRGVMRSALREAAAIQAERLMEEFERLLAKEPCRVAYTLDQVLEAASMGAVEKLLVLDEMLHHPDPEVRRRVDELLRLADSTRAEIHFVSAEAPAGARVKSLGGVVAILRYALQLGGKACA, from the coding sequence ATGAAGATTCTCTCCAAGAATCTCAAACGGGGCTCGGTGAAGGTTGTGCCGGAGACGACTGACGACATCTGGGTGCTCCACACAGTCATCCAGCCGGGAGACCTGGTTAGGGCCCGCACTGTGCGCGAGGTGCACTTCGGCGAGAGGGGCTCGGGTAGGAGCAGCAGGGTGCCCATGACGCTCACCATTAGGGTTGAGAAGACGGAGTTCCAGGCGTTCACTACGAGGCTCCGTGTGAGAGGCGTGGTTGTCGAGGGGCCTGAGAAGTACGGTGTGCTAGGCAAGTACCATACCATGAGCATAGATGTTGGGAGGGAGCTCGAAATAGTAAAGCCCAAGGGCTGGCCGAGGTCGCTGCTAGAGAAGCTAGAGTCTAGAGGCCCGCAGCCCGCTGCCGTGATAGTTGCGGTGGATTACGACGAGTACGCTGTAGCGGTGGCGCGGGGCCAGGGGGTTAGGGTGGTGGCCGAGGGGAGCCTGCACCTGCCCGGGAAGGATGACCCCTCAAGGGAGGATGCTTTGAGGGAGTCTGTGGCCGTTATAGCTAAGACTGTGGCGGGCGTGGTGGAGCGCGAGAATCCCCTGCTAGTGGTGGTCGCTGGCCCAGGCTCGCTCAAGGATATTGTGGCCGAGAGGCTCCACCCCCTCCTGCCCTCGAGGGTGAAGCTCTACACGGACAACGTGTCCATGGGGGGCCACGCGGGGGTGTTGGAGGAGGTCCGGCGGGGGGTTATGAGGAGCGCGCTTAGAGAGGCTGCAGCAATTCAGGCCGAGAGGCTCATGGAGGAGTTCGAGAGGCTCCTGGCCAAGGAGCCATGTAGGGTCGCGTACACGCTCGACCAGGTGCTTGAGGCCGCCTCCATGGGCGCTGTGGAGAAGCTGCTGGTTCTCGACGAGATGCTGCACCACCCCGACCCGGAGGTCCGGAGGAGGGTCGATGAGCTGCTCAGGCTAGCCGATAGTACGAGGGCGGAGATACACTTCGTGAGCGCCGAGGCCCCTGCCGGAGCGCGGGTGAAGTCGCTAGGGGGAGTTGTCGCGATTCTCCGCTACGCTCTGCAGCTCGGAGGGAAGGCCTGCGCCTAG
- a CDS encoding radical SAM protein gives MRRVKLVKDVYSLVGSLPLGCIYCVRGSKIVVFITGLCDDNCFYCPVSPAKLHHDVITVDEEPVKSLEDIVLEAYRIGADGASITGGDPLVRLDRTVRAIRLLKDVFGDGFHVHLYTSGRYATSSALLELERAGLDEIRFHVVGEWVLKRIEAALHLLERVRVGVEIPVLPDRVEETKKLIKRLDDMGVEFINLNELEVSEANVRQLILRGYLPSHSRPVVKGSQEAAMEIVKWAAAHTRRITVHYCPAVYKDSVQMRVRLIRKALRTARPYEEVTPEGMVAVVEAEPVGPALELARRGYGELLGGRVLLHPGVAVPGARLRKRYPAVLGAGLPSELQSVAENRDNSP, from the coding sequence TTGAGGAGAGTCAAGCTGGTCAAGGATGTATACTCCCTGGTGGGCTCCCTCCCTCTCGGCTGCATATACTGCGTAAGGGGCTCAAAGATAGTGGTGTTCATAACCGGGCTCTGTGACGATAACTGCTTCTACTGCCCGGTCTCCCCCGCAAAGCTCCACCACGACGTAATTACCGTAGACGAGGAGCCGGTTAAGTCTCTCGAGGACATAGTTCTCGAGGCATACCGTATAGGGGCCGACGGGGCCAGCATAACCGGCGGGGACCCGCTCGTAAGGCTTGACAGGACTGTCAGAGCCATAAGGCTCCTGAAGGACGTGTTCGGCGACGGATTCCACGTGCACCTCTACACGAGCGGCCGCTACGCCACCTCATCGGCCCTGCTCGAGCTCGAGCGCGCCGGGCTAGACGAGATACGGTTCCATGTGGTCGGAGAGTGGGTTTTGAAGCGCATAGAGGCCGCCCTCCACCTTCTAGAGCGGGTGCGGGTTGGCGTAGAGATACCGGTGCTCCCCGACAGGGTCGAGGAGACCAAGAAGCTTATAAAGAGGCTTGATGACATGGGGGTAGAGTTTATTAACCTAAACGAGCTCGAGGTGTCGGAGGCTAATGTGCGTCAGCTCATCCTGCGCGGCTACCTGCCGAGCCACTCGAGGCCCGTGGTCAAGGGCAGCCAGGAGGCGGCTATGGAGATAGTGAAGTGGGCGGCGGCCCATACGAGGAGGATAACCGTCCACTACTGCCCTGCCGTCTACAAGGATAGTGTGCAGATGCGTGTAAGGCTTATCCGTAAGGCCCTCCGCACGGCTAGGCCCTACGAGGAGGTCACGCCGGAGGGTATGGTGGCTGTTGTGGAGGCCGAGCCAGTGGGCCCGGCGCTGGAGCTGGCTAGGCGGGGGTACGGCGAGCTGCTGGGGGGAAGGGTGCTCCTCCACCCCGGGGTGGCGGTCCCCGGCGCGAGGCTGAGGAAACGCTACCCCGCCGTGCTAGGCGCAGGCCTTCCCTCCGAGCTGCAGAGCGTAGCGGAGAATCGCGACAACTCCCCCTAG
- a CDS encoding nucleotidyltransferase domain-containing protein encodes MPREKVERRGEYRAVVYTEEHWRLLESLRREAKSVMEALVSLGLAPLVHGSIARGDVHRDSDIDVFIPSVVPSYMVELGLERAGLRISHKLIVQATPQSTPKAYIALDAYEKRVVSFPLAKLSKREYEFYYFGGALDYAGLVAGRRVPGVNKRLVLIEPTPEGHRESPVIGREAEVARVVGVSVDTVLERVRVLTRRDALGRTGVFVKHELEPWDSIEDAVRRLARENPLFRRALRAKGSPLV; translated from the coding sequence ATGCCCCGCGAGAAGGTTGAGAGACGGGGCGAGTACAGGGCCGTAGTCTATACCGAGGAGCACTGGAGGCTCCTTGAGAGCCTCCGCCGCGAGGCTAAGAGCGTGATGGAGGCCCTCGTTAGCCTTGGGCTGGCGCCCCTGGTGCACGGGAGTATCGCACGAGGCGACGTTCATAGGGATAGTGATATCGACGTCTTCATACCCTCGGTGGTGCCCTCCTACATGGTGGAGCTGGGGCTCGAGAGGGCGGGGCTGCGTATATCGCATAAGCTTATAGTCCAGGCCACTCCTCAGAGCACCCCTAAGGCCTACATAGCGCTCGACGCCTACGAGAAGAGAGTAGTATCGTTCCCCCTGGCTAAGCTGTCTAAGAGAGAATACGAGTTCTACTACTTTGGCGGAGCCCTCGACTATGCCGGGCTGGTGGCCGGGAGACGCGTCCCCGGGGTCAATAAGAGGCTAGTGCTGATAGAGCCTACACCGGAGGGGCATAGAGAATCACCCGTTATAGGCCGCGAGGCCGAGGTGGCTAGGGTGGTCGGGGTTAGCGTAGACACGGTGCTGGAGAGGGTCAGGGTGCTCACGCGCCGCGACGCGCTCGGTAGAACGGGTGTGTTTGTCAAGCACGAGCTTGAGCCCTGGGATAGCATAGAGGATGCTGTCCGCAGGCTTGCACGCGAGAACCCCCTGTTCCGCCGCGCCCTCCGGGCTAAAGGTTCGCCGCTGGTGTGA
- a CDS encoding site-2 protease family protein, with product MTAAGELLLYYLAAWLAATLVLSRVLGEGSRLTVTPLMIMLRIPSGFSPFERLRRYRWLGLLFDAGVLAVFALTIEFYRVMVSRIAGMFAGRPQGAAPVVPLIPGVTIGLKTFLYLLPGLSVAIILHELSHALAARYEGIRVKSAGFLIALGILPAAFVEPDEEELTRAPLRSRLRVYAAGILANVLIFALIAGVNAGLQHGGTYIVILQVSPGSFAEKAGIKSGDVFQAIIVNGTKFDKVSSFIEYVSRLRASNGGTLANVTLEVEFVKPSGARILVVKPAAPPNVRDRERYEHVGVYLSEIPRTLLGLGMSAGTAYTLWTVSILAALVNIGLAAINAAPLFITDGAQIVRDIAVERLGEKRGRLVASIVSGITLMMLLPNIQL from the coding sequence ATGACTGCCGCCGGGGAGCTGCTGCTCTACTACCTAGCAGCATGGCTGGCAGCCACCCTAGTCCTATCCAGAGTACTGGGGGAAGGCTCTAGACTCACAGTCACCCCGTTGATGATCATGCTCCGTATACCCTCGGGCTTCAGCCCGTTCGAAAGGCTCCGAAGGTATAGGTGGCTGGGGCTGCTCTTTGACGCCGGCGTGCTGGCAGTGTTCGCACTCACAATAGAGTTCTACCGGGTTATGGTATCCAGGATAGCCGGAATGTTCGCCGGGCGCCCCCAGGGCGCCGCGCCGGTTGTGCCGCTAATACCTGGAGTAACTATAGGCCTGAAGACCTTCCTCTACCTGCTTCCAGGGCTCTCCGTGGCTATAATACTTCACGAGCTCTCACACGCCCTCGCGGCCAGGTACGAGGGTATAAGGGTAAAGTCGGCCGGCTTCCTCATAGCGCTCGGCATCCTACCCGCAGCCTTCGTGGAGCCCGACGAGGAGGAACTTACAAGGGCGCCTCTCCGAAGCAGGCTTAGGGTCTACGCGGCCGGTATCCTAGCCAACGTATTAATCTTCGCCCTTATAGCCGGGGTTAACGCGGGCCTGCAGCACGGCGGAACATACATAGTTATACTCCAGGTTAGCCCCGGCTCCTTCGCCGAGAAGGCTGGCATAAAGAGCGGCGACGTGTTCCAAGCAATAATAGTGAATGGCACAAAGTTCGATAAAGTGAGCAGCTTTATAGAGTACGTGAGTAGGCTGAGAGCGAGCAACGGCGGCACGCTGGCCAATGTGACGCTTGAGGTCGAGTTTGTGAAGCCGAGCGGCGCGAGAATACTTGTTGTGAAGCCCGCTGCACCACCCAATGTGCGGGACAGGGAGCGCTACGAGCATGTGGGCGTCTACCTGAGCGAGATACCCAGGACCCTACTAGGCCTAGGCATGAGCGCCGGCACTGCCTACACCCTCTGGACCGTTAGCATCCTCGCCGCCCTAGTGAACATAGGGCTAGCCGCGATTAACGCCGCGCCCCTCTTCATAACTGATGGCGCCCAGATAGTGAGGGACATAGCCGTTGAAAGGCTTGGCGAGAAGCGGGGGAGGCTAGTAGCATCAATAGTGTCGGGTATAACACTGAT